The Spodoptera frugiperda isolate SF20-4 chromosome 2, AGI-APGP_CSIRO_Sfru_2.0, whole genome shotgun sequence genome includes the window TTATTTCATTCAGTGTTCATAGTATACGCCAAACAAACTGCATACAGACCAAAGTAAGAAAGAATATTCTCATCAATTGAGagaatttaagtaattttaacacATATTTGTGTAGGGCAcagaatgtaataaaaaaaacattcttgtGCATACATTGTGCAAGTTgttaacataatttaataatttcctAAATGTAATTAGATCGTAATGTTTGATTAACTCAAGTATCAAGACTACTTGGTATTCGTTTCATAAGAAcgacttttattttgttctttaaccgccatactcagtcatttaatggttacatacttaacccagtccttagcaatgggtttcgatacaaaatcgttactaaggaatagtttaagtaatcattaaatgtctccgagtgcggcagttagtcttATAGCAAAACCCTTAATCCTAAAACCGAACTCTAGTAAAAAGTATTGCACACACAAATTACTACCTTATTAAACTACAATTTAAGGTCCAAATTCACGATTTAGCGTATACTAATGAACACGTACATACCTTAATACGATCAGTCAGGTATATAGTCGACTGTACAATAATTGGCAAGGGAGTTATATTAATCAGTTCGATCCGTTCTCCGATGATGCCTTCGTCAGTCCTTGCGTGTACGCAGTCTGTATGCTTTCACATACGAACTTGTACTGACTCTGTGgaaagagatttttttattaagatttatgTAACATATTACCTTTTTGcttattgttaatgttttatgCAATGTTAGGGTTAGTGTATTagcttaatttatttgttttatacaaatgtaataatttaaaaaaagtatgtagACGAATTGTTGTTAAGTAGTAATATTGTGGTggtaaattatgaataaatgaatagcaaaaagattattaaagtttttaaaagtattagcTTTAATTGGACTGGAGTTATCCAGTCTTACATAATGACGTTCTAAGAGATTCTAATTCAAGATTAATAtatctgtgtgtcatgtgtacggttttatttttaatgtgtaaaGATGTATTTGACATCGCCTCAAATACGAGTGACGTgatgattaaatattaatccTATTATATTAGTCatgttataaatacatataacaaatataatactCTGGAGTCTAGAAAATGTGACCTCTAAATTTCATcccattaattttaaaacattgttatgAACCGTCTTTTAACCTAACctacaatattaaaacatgAATTAACTAGTGCACATACCGCGTTCTGTATGCACATGGGTCGCTGCGCCCGCATGGCGCGGACGAGGTCGAGCGGGTACAGAGGCTGCCCCCGGGCGGCGAGTGCCAGCGCCACCTCGCAGAGCACGAGCGCGCCCGTGCGGCCCACGCCCGCCGAGCAGTGCACTACCATCGGGGGGTCCAACTCGCGCTCCTCCTCGCCTTCTTCGGGCTCCACTACTGTCGGTATCACTGGTGGACATACGAATATTATTAAATCTCTAGTCTACTAGTATATAAGACACCATAGAAAACATAATTGTGTcttgcgtagatctgcgttcccgGCATACTAAGGGTTAGACTATAAGCTATACATagttatagataaaaaaataacaatctagaAGGATTGAATTACAGGAATCTTCTTTTTTAACGTTAATACGTCTGCGTTGGACTATCAACCCGACAAATCTGATGTTTTGTTTCAATGATTTTAATTCAGGCTTAGCCCTTTAAGTTATAAATTCTTGTCAATTACTTTGTGAGAGTTTAAGTTAATCTCAAATGCATATGGTTTATTACTTTGAGTTTTTAAAGCGAGTTTCAACTCCTTATCTATTATTCTTTCTTACCTCAACAGATGAATACATTTCttctctttaaaatacaattccTTGTATCTACCACTATTTAACACATTACATACAACCTACTCCCATTTAAGTAGTGCTAAGCTagtataatcataattatagaAGTAGCGTTACTAACTAGGCCTCCGGTTCCGTAGCTGCGAGCAGAGTTGCGTGAAGCTGATGAAGGCGGCGGCGTCGTCGGGCACGCCGTGGTCGGGCCACGCCGTGTACTGCAGCTGGCACACCGACCGGGACCCGCCGCCACTCTCCTGGGGGGACAGGCATTCGTGTTTAATACTAGAcattagtaaatataaatataattaagtgcGTTAATAGGCATTAAcactaaacataaattattatgtcgtggtgtcgtggtggcccggaggtttaagccgcccgcttttcatgcatgagtgtgggttcgaaacctagcAACACTGTGACCTgtgggcctactctaattcaacgaataACTAATTTTCGaagaacaaaaatgaacgaatgaaatgaaaataaataagtagtttttgatttgaaaataaatttcattagtaaatcaataaaacctacggccgaagattaaacgaaacttcgcattctagaaccggagtagccctactgtTTCGAGTCATATGTGCTCtctatgattatttagacaccactgacaaatacATTGTAAGTAAACatgagcttataatttcaaattacaagtttgaaatcgctaacgcgcaatggccacttataggctgttaatgtgatgcgaaaagaaagaaattattattattcttcatctaaaaataaagcaacaaaCCTTAATAGTCATCTCTCTCCTAATATAGTGTCCATGGTTCTGTTCGCTGTTGGTAAATATGGTGAGGTCGTTGGTTGCCTTCAGCGGGGTGGTGCCAACCTTGGGCCAATATTGGTGGCACTTGGCCCGGCCTCGCTCCGTCAGTACCGTCAACATTACTATAAGACTGCTTTCTGATTCCCACACCATTTGCCAGAAGTCACCTACTGTTGTTGATAGAGGGCCTGGAAAAAGATAgtattgtgttaattttttttaggagcaaataaaagacaataaaaacAGACGAATCTTAGTTTGGCGTGCTATctgcaccgcccatggacactcgtaacaccagaggagtcacaattGCGTTGCCAAATCTTTGGGAGTAAGAGATTTGAGTATTGGGCATTTAGGGACTGGGGGTTTGATCATGGGGGTTTGGGGTACCAATTATCTCATTCACACGGCaaaacaagcgttgtttcacggtttGCTGTGAcatcgtggtatcacttcaaTTACGCTAGTTATTAACCTCGTATTAAGGATCTGAATACAACGTAGTAAGCTGATCTTTAGCGTCGTATTACGCATCTTAATACCACATAGAAAGAACGCGAAAAATCTTATTACTCGTATATTAAAGTTAAGAAATCTACAGAAAAGTTTTAAGCAAAATTAACCTTTCGTATAtaaagacaacaatagaaaatacaatgtGTCTCGTGTGGATCCGCGTCCCGGCACGCGAATAGTTaaggtaatattaatttaagactACAAACCTTGCGTTGCAATATACGTAAGCACTGTATCGGAGTTAGGTATCTCCATGTTGATATACGACGCGTTGATGTAGTCGCCTGTTGGTCCATTCTTCAATATCACTCGCGTTGAATcatctgtaacaaaacaaaaatcgaaatgtAACATTTTGTCTTTATAAGAACTTGATTTGAGTTATTTCGAAAGTGTAAAGAATTAACTCATTTCACATTTTACATACAGTGTAAAGGTTTATATGGTTGGttactttgtttaattaaatctaaatccATTTCTTATGTAATAATGAAGTCTTTTGGGATTTAAAAGCGTACTTAAACTATATCTCCACTAAGTAACGACTTTTTATAAGATAACGCAGCAAATGGGGCAGACTGATCTTTTTTTTATCGTGGCACCACATTAGGATTCTgccctgtgtcgtggatgcatttaaaaataaacaattttaaatacacatgacaccctgacccgaatcaacaatttatggatcacacagagttacttcgtgcggtaatcgaacccacaaaacgttgcacggcagccagttgctcagctaTCGCATGAACCGTGCAGCTCAATGCACGATACGACTGCAGATATCTAAATATCTGATAGAATCAAACTGTAATAAGGACTAActtattaacaaacatttacaagGCAAAAATAACTTACAAGGCGCAATATCTCTATACCGATTCTTGTTCAAATTGCAAGGCAGTTTCGATATATTCGTCGGTTCGTCTGGTAACCTTCTCAATAAGGTCTCATATTGCTTGAGCGCGTTCCCACTGGCCAGTCCGTCGCCTAGCAACAGAATGGATTGTTCTAGAGCATCCCCTTCTGGTCTGGAGTCACCTTCCGAGAAGAGAGGCACGAAGCATGCTTCTGGCTCTTCTGCGCCTGGATCTTCGGGAGCGTATACAGCTGGAAGGAGAAATAGAATTTAGAGAGATgtgatttgttatttttataataaatatcataagacatactaaattaactaaaaatcacggtttactcagctaaattaatggagaaaagcgcacgttgctcataatgaatagtccctctgtgactcaaaactagtacagcttttctccattagtttacgtgagtaatccgtGATCTTTAGTTAAGATAATTTGTTAGTTGCATTGATAATAGTGTACTCAATCGATTTCtgactttattacaaagaatTATAGTCCAAAATCTATTAAGTTTTGACAATTTGTAATGCATTTATGTAGAAAAGTAGCTCTTTCTTACCATTTGGCTTGACAACCAGTGTAAGAACACCTCTCGTGTTCCTAATCAGTTGCACGACTTGTTCGTGTGTCAGTTCGTCCACGTCCGTCCCGTTTATCGATATCACCTGCAATATAGATGAACTTAATGAGCATGGTACGGATGTCAATTGTTACTAAGCTGTGTATTTATGGCCACAGAAATATCTGCGCAGCCAGGATACTAGTAGAATCTGGCTAAAAGACCTCTGTCCTGCAGAAGGACGGTTGTGGCCGactatacttttaattaaagttttataaagaaACGTAGTTTAATGACAAATGAAAAGATGAGATGTATGGAGTATTCATTCTAGCAATTACGTTAAActaaaacgaaacaagagcatGTTCAGCGCTcagctgattggttggtttattcgagccagccaatcagggCGCAGCACGCGCActcgtttcgataactttaaacaaaagcaaactcgtaataagggtaCAGTCACTTCATGCGAAATCTTTTCTGTAACTATATTCTTCCTTGGCGAATAAAACCATTCTCACCCCTCTGACCCAAACATATATAACATACACAAATTACACTAACCTGATCTCCCTCTTGCAACTGCAGTCTAGTCCTACTAGCGACCCTGGACACTAGTACAGGCGCCGCCCCCCCTCCCCTGACATTGAACCCGAACAGTCCGTCAGACCCTGCCTCTAATCGGATCTTAACTCCCCCACACTCCGCAGACTCCGCCCCCTCTGAACCAGACTCTGATTCGTCTACGTAGGATAGGGGGATACGAAGAACTCGCTCTAGAAAGTCGCCTTcactgtaaattaaaaaaaatggctgtagtttaatttttataattaacaacTATAAGAACTCGTTTCACTATGTCTGAATAGTTACTATGTATTAGATAACTTTAAagtaagaacgtaatttgtatgcactatctgtcacataagttaaAGTAGAGAGttttcaatcaatcaataatttttgttacaaatatttattttagaaccCCAATGCGGGTCGAAAGTAGTAGAGCATCCTCTACGTAGTAAAGTTAAACATATGTAAAATATCAAAGTACTTATGTATTCAAGTTGCTAAATCAGACatcaattaatttactattgATTGAAGAATACAATAGAAGCTTGGAATTTATGAATGATTTGCTCCCTACTCAATGTAACCATGGCTAATAGCCATGTGGTCTGTAGAGTAGATCGAGGTCTGCAGTCCAGCAATCGAATCTAACGGGCTGTATATGACATTACTTATTATATCAGatataagacgtccactgctgaacatagggtctcccccaatgacttccagataggccggtaggaagcgacctgcatccagcggctccctacGACCTTAACCAGGTCGTCTATCCACTTTGTGGGAGGACGTCCTACGCTACACTTGGCAGTACACGGTACTTATGGATATACATACATGATATCCGAGCTAGGCCTGTCCAGGTCCCCCCAggcggggcgcggcgcgggctCGCAGTGCGCCGTGACGCGCGAGCCGCGCATACCGCTGGCGGGAGACATGCCCACTGAACGGTCGCGGGGGCGGGAACTACTGCGTCTGGAATGGAACGAAGGAGGAATGGTATTGTAAtatagtaataaacatacatttatacTTAACCTTACACCTGTGTCCCTTAGTAGGCAGagaatggaacgccaattgctacgaatcttacatatctctttcacttcatcaatcTTCTATAGTTATACACAATCAatttaaatgatacaaaatatgttttagaatgtttgtttacgtttttgatAATGGACTGGATTGGAAAACTGGCCTAAAAGTGCTTCCtattaggtgatctgtctgctcgtgtGACGACATTAAAATATAGCTAAACATACATTATTACTTCATGATACCAGAGCAATGTTAAAcgtatattacaatttatattatacgTACATATATTTGGTGTAATGCAAATatgacaaattttattattcaccaCAGAATACGTTACTCAACTTATAAACTAACTTAACAACCtcaacaaattttattattacctaaCAAAACTCCTATTAGTCGATCTCGATCGTCTCGCGTCTTCCAACGCCATCGTCTCAGTTCTAGGTACAGTGGGTGCAGCTAACCCGGCCAGCGCTCCCAGCGCTGCCAAAAGCGCTCGTCGTCTCGGCGCCCGTAGTCTGAAGAAACCGTGTCTTTCTACACTGCAGCGCCACAGCGCTTTAGCCGCTCGACTAGACCGCATGTTGAAACCAAGGACTGTGTCGTATGATTCTGACTGTGGAAGtagaaattatgaatattttaaaaaatgatttaaaaagcTCGAAGTTAAAgcattttatttgaatgtttttgttattccagactataaagTACCCAGGTTTTAACACAGGGTGGAGAAAGTAATGAGCgaacggcgcgtcgcgttccgcgcgcgcctcagagagccatcagaccaccacagatggggctcagaaGGGTTGATGCCTAATCCGGCGCTGCGGAGCTtcgagctccggctcgaaaaggaggagtaggaacgggggtgGTCTTTTAActaaagagtctgacacccctctcgcctcacccaaggcaggagaagccattgggTGACTTAACCCCCTCAAATAGACTTATAAAAGTTATGATAATTATATACGCAGTTTTTGTATATGACGTATATATGTTAGTTTAAGGTATATATCTATGGGCCATAGTTGCCTGATtgtaaaggtttaaataaataaaaaaaaataaaaataatatatctgtTTGCATAGTTTCATACAGattttatcagtttttttataattttttgaaaaaaatttaCGCTATAAGTagaaataatactttattacctgtcttttattttatcacgcatttagtatagtttatttctgttgaaacattttattggctACACAATTATGTACCGAACACGGCAATGAGGTCAATCAATTTATTGGTTATGTTATTACATATATAGCAACAGCATAATTTACAATATGAGGAAAGTTAAGACCACCAATTAATAAATAGGCACTATTTACCTTAAACACTGATTCAGAATACAATCTAGAAAATTCCAATTGTTGTTACAAATACATCAAATATATACAATCCTACTAAACATAGGTGAGgataatgtttattagtttgtttctCTTCCACTCCTAAATGGCTGACGACATTTGGATGAAACTTTGCACACAAATAAATCATGAAATTACACATACACTGAATAGCAGTGGTGGAAACGAATTCagataagttatgttttttatatggaaagatgcgtgctaaggatggctttcctacttcCTTCCTTGCATAgctattttacttttacttttacgaatcttcatagcacatcccACTCGCACAGATACTAGTTTAGTataagtggaaacggtcacaaagtttcacagcttaactattacatcttcgtagcacagatACATAGCACGTCTCTAGTAGAAAAGCACTTTAAAAGTTagtaatttacattttctttaacaaaacTTATAGCTAATTCAATACTTACAGGTTCTCTCTTCAGCTGTATGAAGAACTGTTTCTTCTTGAAGGAAATTTTGACGATTTTGCTCCAAGAGAAAGTGTTGACTCGTATATTGTTCTGGAACACGACGATACCTATTGATGTCACTCCTATGAATATGTCCTTGCCGTTGTAATCCTGGAAGTAGAAATTAATAGGGTTAAATTAGGGcttattttgagggggaatatcatcaaatgactgctcccgctttgggtgagggaAAAGGacactcttgctgactaaaaaccaccccatatctactcctgcttcgagccggaacaCTGGTAACCCGTTAAAAGCCTGTGACATATTTTGATTTCATACATTTCATATAAGTTTTTATCGcctaattaacaaaaactaaaagatatttcgaaatttcgtactcttgagttgcaataCTATCGCATCCGAGTTGGCTTTGCATTCCGTACTgtgaatgttattttaacagctacgttTGAGGTTGtgtagttttgacattgaataattaattattggattgaaattgcattaagATTACAAGACTAAGCGCCCTGATCTTTCAGTTTAATTGTGTTATTCATAAGTGAGATCACCAATCACCACTTACACATAATAAATGGAATTTCGATAAATTGTCACAAATATAGTAATTATCGAATTCGTAGTACACACTGAGTATGATATGGATTCCAAAGAGATGagtcaataattaattatgggcTTGGCAAAGCAAGTCAAAATACCAAACGGAGCAGGTTAGGTACGTTTCTTTTTCCCtgaaagtttaaaattgtatcggttcaaaccatttatttactact containing:
- the LOC118269175 gene encoding tyrosine-protein phosphatase non-receptor type 4, giving the protein MIESVSRRAFSSSSGTYNVRASELARERKLNIFNVTVQFLDDTQQSFQIEKKAKGSVLLEQVYQHLELVEKDYFGLQFTENGSPPNATNSEITRWLDSTKSVKKQVGANAQFWLAVRFYPPEPSRLAEEYTRYLLCLQLRKLLLDGRMNAPKNTALLLASFTVQAELGDYNVSEHPPNYLSELCLLPKQNAEDERRIRELHKLHKGQSPADAEANFLEHAKRLDCYGVESHPAKDYNGKDIFIGVTSIGIVVFQNNIRVNTFSWSKIVKISFKKKQFFIQLKREPSESYDTVLGFNMRSSRAAKALWRCSVERHGFFRLRAPRRRALLAALGALAGLAAPTVPRTETMALEDARRSRSTNRSFVRRSSSRPRDRSVGMSPASGMRGSRVTAHCEPAPRPAWGDLDRPSSDIIEGDFLERVLRIPLSYVDESESGSEGAESAECGGVKIRLEAGSDGLFGFNVRGGGAAPVLVSRVASRTRLQLQEGDQVISINGTDVDELTHEQVVQLIRNTRGVLTLVVKPNAVYAPEDPGAEEPEACFVPLFSEGDSRPEGDALEQSILLLGDGLASGNALKQYETLLRRLPDEPTNISKLPCNLNKNRYRDIAPYDSTRVILKNGPTGDYINASYINMEIPNSDTVLTYIATQGPLSTTVGDFWQMVWESESSLIVMLTVLTERGRAKCHQYWPKVGTTPLKATNDLTIFTNSEQNHGHYIRREMTIKESGGGSRSVCQLQYTAWPDHGVPDDAAAFISFTQLCSQLRNRRPMIPTVVEPEEGEEERELDPPMVVHCSAGVGRTGALVLCEVALALAARGQPLYPLDLVRAMRAQRPMCIQNASQYKFVCESIQTAYTQGLTKASSENGSN